Proteins co-encoded in one Cucurbita pepo subsp. pepo cultivar mu-cu-16 chromosome LG15, ASM280686v2, whole genome shotgun sequence genomic window:
- the LOC111811145 gene encoding GDSL esterase/lipase At2g04570-like: MTHMAFLCLLLIVSLLLSSPRTITEAKVSAIIVFGDSSVDAGNNNFIPTIARSNFLPYGRDFVGGKATGRFSNGRIPTDFISEAFGLKPTVPAYLDPAYNISDFASGVTFASAGTGYDNATSDVLSVIPLWKQLEYYKEYQAKLIAYQGSATANETMKEALYVMSLGTNDFLENYYTMPGRSSQYNIQQYQDFLIGIAGGFIEKLHGLGARKISLGGLPPMGCLPLERTRNVFGSNDCMESYNNLAVDFNKKLEALTVKLNKDLPDIELVFSNPYYVLLQAIKKPSLYGFDVTSTACCATGIFEMGYACNRNNLFTCTDANKYIFWDSFHPTQKTNQIVSGYVVKNVLSQFL; encoded by the exons ATGACTCACATGGCTTTCTTATGTCTTCTTCTTATTGTCTCCCTCCTCCTTTCTTCTCCGAGGACGATAACCGAAGCAAAGGTCTCGGCGATCATTGTCTTCGGTGACTCATCGGTTGATGCTGGAAATAACAACTTCATTCCCACTATTGCAAGAAGCAACTTCTTGCCGTATGGTCGGGATTTTGTTGGTGGGAAGGCAACCGGAAGATTTTCCAATGGGAGAATTCCGACCGACTTCATTTCTGAGGCTTTCGGGCTGAAGCCGACGGTGCCCGCTTACTTGGATCCTGCTTATAACATCTCGGATTTTGCCTCTGGTGTCACTTTTGCTTCTGCTGGAACGGGCTACGACAATGCCACTTCTGACGTTTTG TCAGTGATACCATTATGGAAGCAACTTGAGTACTACAAGGAGTATCAAGCAAAGCTGATAGCATATCAAGGCTCAGCCACAGCAAACGAAACAATGAAAGAAGCTCTATATGTGATGAGCTTGGGAACCAATGATTTCTTGGAGAATTACTACACAATGCCAGGCCGTTCATCCCAATACAACATTCAACAGTACCAGGATTTTCTCATCGGAATCGCGGGCGGGTTTATTGAGAAGCTCCACGGCCTCGGCGCTCGGAAAATCTCCCTCGGCGGGCTACCGCCGATGGGGTGCTTGCCGTtggaaagaacaagaaacgTTTTTGGAAGCAACGACTGTATGGAGAGTTACAACAATCTGGCTGTGGATTTCAACAAGAAACTCGAGGCTTTGACGGTGAAACTCAACAAGGACCTTCCCGACATCGAGTTGGTGTTTTCGAACCCGTATTACGTTTTGTTGCAAGCGATCAAAAAGCCCTCTCTTTACG GTTTTGATGTGACATCGACGGCATGCTGTGCAACGGGGATATTTGAGATGGGCTATGCTTGCAATCGGAACAACTTATTCACTTGCACAGATGCAAACAAGTACATATTTTGGGACTCATTTCATCCCACTCAAAAAACCAACCAAATCGTCTCTGGGTATGTGGTCAAGAACGTACTTTCACAGTTTCTTTAA
- the LOC111776292 gene encoding protein-tyrosine-phosphatase IBR5-like yields MRKRERENPCGVCGHYHKYEEGEVCGICGHRVPATSEKTSLQFAAFPSEILPEFLYLGSYDNASRSELLKTQGISRVLNTVPDCQNLYKNSFTYHCLQYDKTLPFDDAVEFLEQCERDKARVLVHCMSGKNRSPAIVIAFLMKCKGWRLAQSYQWVKERRPSVDLTEPIYQQLQEYEQKVFGSSQNSLPTLPVFPPVGLPSFGFNFPKTSDPVPTTPFNTIAATSIFTCPTVDVPSHEFTFGAGQTQNSFAANPQINQQPHPNG; encoded by the exons ATGAGGAAGAGGGAAAGAGAGAACCCTTGTGGGGTTTGTGGCCATTATCATAAATACGAAGAAGGGGAAGTCTGTGGGATTTGTGGCCATCGGGTTCCCGCTACATCGGAGAAAACTTCGTTGCAATTTGCCGCGTTTCCTTCAGAGATTTTGCCGGAGTTTCTTTATCTGGGAAGCTATGATAACGCTTCCCGCTCTGAACTTTTGAAGACTCAAGGAATCTCCCGCGTTCTTAAT ACTGTGCCTGATTGTCAAAATCTCTACAAGAACTCCTTCACTTATCACTGCCTCCAATATGATAAGACTTTACCTTTTGATGATGCAGTTGAATTCCTAG AGCAATGTGAAAGAGACAAGGCTCGTGTTCTGGTGCACTGCATGTCAGGAAAAAACAG GTCTCCAGCTATTGTAATAGCGTTCTTGATGAAATGCAAAGGTTGGAGACTTGCTCAGAGTTATCAGTGGGTTAAAGAGCGGAGGCCATCCGTCGACTTAACTGAAC CTATCTATCAGCAGCTGCAAGAGTATGAGCAGAAGGTTTTTGGATCATCCCAAAACTCCCTTCCAACCCTTCCAGTCTTCCCTCCTGTTGGTCTGCCTTCTTTTGGCTTCAACTTCCCAAAGACCAGCGACCCAGTTCCTACAACACCATTCAACACCATTGCTGCAACTTCCATCTTTACCTGCCCAACCGTAGATGTACCGTCCCACGAGTTTACATTCGGTGCTGGGCAGACTCAAAACAGTTTCGCCGCTAATCCACAGATCAACCAGCAGCCACATCCAAATGGGTAA